CTCCGGCCGAAAGACGACACGGCACctaattacaaaaaaaataattctCATCCGACGGCGCCTGTGACACGCCAACTCTTGCTGTGCTCCGCCGGGTTCAAGGGCCAGAGGGCCAAGGAATGGGAAGGCTTAACCACCGGagttcaaacttcaaactGCCGGATTTAAACTAGGGGAAGAAAGGCCACACGAGCGTCAGTGCCAAGTTAACTAGCCAGAGTACTGAACTACCGGCACAAACAATACAGTAATAGAAGAAAGAATCTCAACCCGAAAAAAttgcaggaaaaaaatatacGACGAGTTGGTCTCGTGGGCGGCGAAGCGAAGGCCGGCCGCCGGTCAACCGATTTCCGATCCGGGAGACGCGGATCGACTGGCCTGGGGAGACCTCGCGCTAGCCGCCGTAAGTAAACCATACTAATAAGCATATACGCATTCAAATCAGAGGTTATGGGTGAGCGGGTCGCTCTCCATGCACACTGCTCCATAAGCGCCCGAGGCCCCCAAGCCATGGACGGCATGAGGCGACCGGCCATAGAAACAGTAGAACGGACGGGAACAACCGCCACCATGCATCTACTACTACTAAACTAGACCAAATCTCCACACGAGACAAGGACACGGTCGCTCGCAAATCCACATCGACCCACCACCTAGCTAGCCCAGATTCCTTCCGGAGAGCCGTTCGTGCGccgaaaaaacaaaaacaaaaaggtcGACGCACGGTGGCGGCAAACCTGGCGAGCAGAGAGAGCGCGCTCCAGGCAGCCCCAGGTGGTGCGACTGTGCGAGCGCGATGGCctcgaagacgaagaagaaagCGATAAACAAAGCAAGTAAACGAAGCGAgacggaggagggagaggctTTACGTCGCGGCTTACCAACGGCGACGGGAGAAGGCCGGGCGGAGTTCCGGGGAGAGAAGCGGCGCTCAGCAGCACACCAGCGGAGCGGAGAGGACTAGCAGCAGATGCTGCAGAAATTCTTAGAGCTGGCAGACGACAGCAGCACAGAGCACACAGGCTTTATTGCTGCCTGCGAACGCTTTTCTACCcagattatattttttttcccgctAACCTTTTTTCccagattttcttttcatttatTATCCCGGGAATCCAACGCCAACCGAGGCATTTTTGACCGTCCGGATGTCAGGCGGCGGGGACCACGTCCAGCTGCTACGTTGTTCACATGCTCGTCCTCCGGCCGGAAGTAAAACTCGTTGTTCCACTGGACCCGCTGCCCCGTAGCTAAGGCGTGACTCGTTGGCCCACGAGTCAGCTGGTCATTCAATGAGTACTGACGTACTAGACGTCCCCCGTCTTTTGCCTTCTTCTCGTTGCTGGTAATTCAATGAGCTCTCGGCTCGCGGGCCGTGTGACATCTCCCCTTGCGTTTTCCTTTCAGAACGTCCCGTTTTCCCCAAGTTGTACTGCCCCAGAAGGAAGCAAGGGGTATTTGGATCAGTACAACTTGCCATCCCGTTCAAATTAGCGGCCCGTTCTGCTTGGCTCCAACGGGCGTGCGCATTAATGAGCTTGACCACGTCCACTCCCCCCAAATAGAGATGTTGCCACGccgcattttttttcttttggacagTGGTCGCGGTTCGAAACTTAAGACCCGTCATCCATGCGAGCCGCGTGTGAATTTGTGGCCTTTGTATTTCCATTCCTCATCTCCATAAAAGTCTCCtatgatccatccatccaatcAATCAAACCCTTATCTCTCCAGCGATGCATCCACAAAGACCGTGCCCCAAGTCCCAATCAAACGTAACAATGTCAATGGTCGCGCTGATCGAAATGGCTCGGCCAACGGGTAGATCCGCAACTTTGTGACCCTTtgtcaaccaaatgaactgaAAATTTAAAACCAAGTGAATGCAAAAGTGTTCGAAGAGCATGACAAGAGTCTGTTTTGATGTAATTTTTGGTTATCCGGCCTGTGTTGCCGTGCTGGGACTTCTGGTAGCAGCTTGCTGTTACCGTTGAATTTGGTTTTATAACCAGAGCTTAACTGTCACAAATGGGGTTTCCTCTCGTTTTTGAGAGGGAACCGAGCAATAAAATGACTTtcatctaattttttttttaaataacagaactttttaaaaaactagttcatttgtttgaactaagcagggtcaccatgttgcaccctTACGCACGGGCCTTGGCGCTGAATACTcgctccgtctcatattaggTGTCAAAatactacatgtatctaaacgttttgtaagcataaatacattcatatttggacaaacaTGAGACGGAGAAAGTAGCAGCAGATATACTCTACAGTATGGTCGTAGATCGCGCGTGCACGCGACTTGGAACTGAGCAATGCATCACATCACGTGCCGGTTGGCGTCGCGCGCCTTATCCCGACTCTCCGAGTGATGTCTGAACCCGAAGATCCAGATCGCGTCGACGCGCCGCCCGAACCGAAGATCTAGATCGCGGTTCAGACCACGAAACAATAGACAATTCGTGTGGCCAACGAGATGCTTAATTTAGGCATCCAAGAATCATCATTACTACATGTACTTGCGCTACTACTAATTAACTCTTCGGTTGCTGAAATTAAAAGATGAGCACCGCAGACTGCGCAACGTGCGAAGAAGGGAGGACCGAGGACGTATATAGAAGAAACTGAAACGGACGAGGAACGAATGAAAACAAGAATGACGGAGTACGTTACCACTGGCACACTTTTACCACGGATCAATGGCCAGTGCATATATACAGTAAGTactttttaaaacaaaacaaggaaaaaaaaggccaaTGCGTACACAATGTCAGTAAAGATGGTGAGTTAGGTAACAGCTGCACATGGAGCGCAGGGCCAGTCCAGCCAGGCGATCGATCTGAGGGGGAATGCACCGGAGCAACAGGACGCGCCACAGTAGTCAGTACACGGCAGCGAGCAGCAGTAATCAATGGCCAGGAAGGCCTCCCCGTGGTACTTCTGCCGCAACTTGGCCACTAGCAGTGGGATTAATCAAGGCAGGGAGGAGTTGGTTTACAGTTGTATGCAGGACATAATCAAGGAAGGTTTTATCGGCCTGAATAAATCAGTACTAATACAATGTCTGAGCAAGTCCTTGATACGTGGAAGCATCTTTTGAGACGTGGGATCTGCTCCCGGAGAACCGCCCTGGAATCTGGATGGGGGGCCTCCATCGATTCGATGTGCTCTGCCCGGACGGTGCAATCTGCAGTGGAAGCATTGCCGATGCACGCAGAAGCAGCcgtgttttccttttggaagCACGTCGACGCAGCCGTGTGTGCTACGCCTGATGCTGTCCCATTAGGCACCGGACAGATAGATGGCGTGCGGGTGCCATTTAATCAGTGGCCGAATTAACCGGCCGAGCGGGTCATCCACTCCCTCCCACTTGGCCGCTAGTACCGGTGTTATATTACTGAGACCGGATCCTGACGCAAATAAGATGCTCCCACCCGGAGGCCGGAGTACAATACGAACAAGGGACACGGGCCATGCAAAGACGGGGCATGATAGATAGTACAGGGCCAGAGCCCAGAGGGGTAGTTTATACAGGTACTGCGTGCTCGTGATTGATTTTTGTGTGCAACTGGGGGGCGACAGATCGGTGGATCAGGGATAGAAGAAAGGAGGACAGACAACACTTGAGAGAAAACTTCAGACTCTTGTGACTTTTTGTCGTGCACTCATGTGCTAGCAGGCGGCCCAGGAACGGGGGTAAATTACGCGAAAGAAGTTTTAGGTTCGGTGGCGTTTATGCTATGTGGGGGCAAGGCCTAGGATGAGTCCAGGAGAACATTCCAGGCTGCAAAGGCCTAAAAGCACGCGACGGGTGGCTAGTGGGCCTGGCCAGACAAAGCAGAGCGAGCGCATGCGTCAAATCCAAAAATCGCGGCCTTGCTCGAGAGTAATGATGGAGTGGAATGGACCAAATCACGCGTACGTTCGCTGCCAGCCCGGCGCCGTAGCCCCACTCAAGCACTCGCGCCCTGGATACGGACGATGCCACCGGGCGGCATCTGTGGAGGCCCAGTGACCCCACGCAGAGGATCGTCTCAGACGAAGGGATCGGCGCTGCCCGGCAGAGATTAGACACAAAAGCACTGAATCATCTACAATCAGTTGTCACGACAGATGTGTTGGTGGCCCGCACAGAATGCATGTATGATGTCGCATAATTCTCATGATGGGCACAGAACTTTGCTTCTTTAGGTGTACACGATGCAAAAAGATTGTTAGGTCGGCgccaggaagaggaagaacgtACATGCTACTGTTGCTAATGTGATCCAACAGTTGCTCAACGAATATTGGCAAAAGTAACTCGAAACAGACAAGATTTTAACAACATCCGTTTCTATTTCAACTTTTCAAGTTCATCAAACATCCGTAATTAACTGCGGCTACACCGATCGATCAAAACCCTCCTTATTTTTTCCAATTCCCACTCACAAATAACACAtgaaaccgaaaccgaactCCAACATTAATCCCAAACGAAATTACGATTTCCCGGACGCCTTGGTGGTGAGGCCGTACCCGAACGGGAAGAGCGGGTCGTAGTGCTTGTCGCCGTAGTTCATGGGCAGCTGGCCCACGGACTTGAACCACGTCCGTGGCAGCTTCCCCGTGAAGCCGTAGTCCCCGAAGAGCACGTCGGCGACGCCGTGGCCCTCGGTGCCGGGCAGCCAGGCGGCGACGAAGGCGTGCATGGCGTCGATGTAGGGCTCCACCACGAGCGGCCGACCCGACACGAGCACCACCACGCACTTGACGAGCGAGCACGCCTCCTTGATCACCTCTGGCCCCGGGGACGGGATGGTCAGGTTCTGGTTGTCCCCGGCCGTCTCGGCGTAGGGCGGCTCCccgaccaccaccaccgcgtaGTCGTAGTCCCCATCGCTCTTGGCTATGGACCCCTTGTCCGGGTGCTCCGAGTAGTCGATCACCGTGCTGTTGTCCACCGCCGACTTGATCGCCTCCAGGATCGTCGTCCCTGCACATACATTCATCGTCGACATCAATATGAAAATATCAAATCAGCACACGGAGAAATTAATTGGTTAATGAGATTTTGTGGGTACCTTGGCCGGTGATGTTGTTGCCGGACTGGCCCTGCCAGGACTTGGTCCAGCCGCCGCACTGGAGGCCGAGGTCGTGGGCGTGgttgccggcgacgaggatcttcttggccttcttggACAGGGGAAGGAACGGCTCCTCCCCTTTCTTGCCGTTCTTGAGCAGGACAAGGGACTTCCGGACGGCCTCCCGGGCGAGCTGACGGTGCTCCTTGCTGCCGAGATGGCTGGTGAGGCGCGGGTCCGGGAAGGGGTCCTCGAAGAGGCCCATGGTGAACTTGACCCTGAGGATCCGGCTGACGGCGTCGTTGATCCGGTCCATCTTGATGCTGCCGCGCTTGACCTGCGCCGTGACGTCGGCCACGAACTCCGGGTAGTCGTAGGGGATCATGACCATGTCGATCCCGGCGTGCAGCGTCTCCTGGATGGAGTGGTAGTAGTGCTGGTGCGGCGGGTTCGTGATCTTGTCCACCGCCTGCCAGTCCGTGATCACGAAGCcctgcatatatatgcacatgCGTACAAAGTTCAGATGAGGTACGTCAAGGTGCTCGACGGAATGACGATGCAGAAAATGAAAGGCGGCTGACCCTGAAGTGCATCTTCTCCTTGAGGATCTCGGTGATGAGGAACTTGTTCTCGTGCATCTTCTTGCCGTTCCAGCTGGAGTAGGAGATCATGACGGAGGAGATGCCcttgatgacggcgtcgtcGTAGGGGGGCATGTGGATCCGCATGAGGTCGTGGAAGCTGAGCACCGTGTTGTTCTCGTTGATCCCGTGCTTGGTCCCGCCGTCGCCCACGAAGTGCTTGGCGCACCCGGCCACGTTCTTGGACCCGGCCACGTAGGGGATCCCCTTGGGGTGCCGCGAGCTGACGTCGCCCTGCAGCCCCGGCACCACGGACGCCGTCATCAGCTGCACCAGCCTCGTGTCCTCGCTGAAGCTCTCGTAGCACCGGCCCCACCTCGGGTCACGGCACACCTGCAAGACGACGTTGTCTCGTTCACAAAATGTGTGTAGATCACGTCGagcattttgaattttgatgtATGATGGATGTGTTTTTAACTTTTTATACGTACCGCGACGCATGGGGCGAAGGTGTAGGGGATGCCGGTGGCACGGGCCTCGAGGGCGGTGGCGCGGCCGATCCGCTTGACGAGGTTGGGGTCCCTGGTGGCGCCGAGGCCGATGTTGTGGGGGAAGATGGTGGCGTTGTAGGCGTTGTTGTGGCCGTGGACGGCGTCGATGCCGTAGATGATGGGGATGCCGAGACGTGTCTTGAGCGCCGCCTTCTGCATCTTGGTGATCATCTGCTGccacgtcgccgccgacgccttcTCCGACGGCGGGCTGCCTCCGCCGCTCAGCACACTccctgcacgcacgcacaacGATCAATAGAtcacatccatgcatgcacacatgtcaaacAGAAACGACGTGCGGCAGTGATGGACTGAGAAAAATGCAATGAGATACGAGAGGGGGCAAAAGGTGACGAACCGACGAAGTACTTCTGGatgacggaggaggaggcgttgGCGCGCTCGATCTGCGACATCTGGCcgatcttctcctccagcgTCATCCGGCCCACGAGATCCGACACGCGCTCCTGGATCTGCTGCTTCGGGTCCTTGTACTTGACGTACGACTGATCCGCCCGGGCAACCAAAGACGTGCTGCTGCCTGTAACCacgatggcgaggaggaggatgcacGGGAACGCCGGCGAGCGACGGCccatcgtcgtcctcgtcgtcggtgaAACCTTCATTGCCAAAGCAAATGGTGGTAAGAAGGACTCGATCGAGTGTGGGAGTTGGGTGAAGAGCCACGGACGAGAGGCAGTGGGTATTTATAGTGACAGGGATCAGTAGAGAGAACGTTGTAACATATTGCGTCGTCTGACCGTTTCTCCTCGTTATCATCGTAGCGTGCATGCGGATCTAGATGCTTTGCCCGCCCGTCGGGAGTGGACTGAGAGCGCCGCCAGGATAGGATCCGCCCATCGGCGGGAGAAGCGAGACATGGAAACGGTTGATTGCCTGGGGGTATTCTAGCCTTCTAGGGGTTTCGCAACTGTAGAGTTGTGGCTAGCGCAAATTTTCAAAGGGAGCGACTTGGGGGGCAAACCTAGAAACAAACGCTGTTGGGAACGGAATTACTACAGTACATTCATATGTGCGAGATCATGAATTTGCCCaaaattaaatcaatttgGTCGAGGTGATAACAAGAATTAGTCAAACCGTCTAGACGAGTCAACGTGTCAAGGAAATGACTTAAATGGAGAGGAAGAACCCAAATGTAACAAAAGATGGAGGGTACAATCAAGAGAATCTTACCATCGTTTTGACCTTCAACCAAAGGTCATCAATGATCATTTGTCATAGACCATAGATTAAAAATACGAAAATACCCCAGGTGTGCAAACCCATTTCATCTCACCTTGAATAAACTAGAGGGGAGAGCCTAGATCTCCTTTATTTCAGCTATAGTCTTGACACTCGGAAAGACAATTTCGGTGAGGTCCAAAAGGTCGATGTCTCCTTTCAAATATTGACAATATAAATATTGCCGGTTCTCCAAGTGTAGAGGGTTGTAGATGGCAACAAGTTTCCCTCAGGTCATGACTCGTGACGGTAAGTAGTCGGTTGTCGGTAGCTCCCCTCAGGCAATTTTGAAAACAAGGACACAATATCTCTTGTGCCCCCAATACGTACCTATAGCAAGGTTGTTAATGTTGCGATTGCACTACTAGTTTCTCCAAAGAGATGGGTTTATTGCAagtggatttattttttactccctccgatccatattacttgtctttgtactaaattatcgacaactaatatggatcgcaGGGAGTAGTATAATTTTTAAATAAGTTTAGCGTGATGAGAATTTTAAAGAGTTTGGTTGAAAATATGAGACGGGGTTCATGGGTTCACTAGCAGCATCTTTGGAGAAGTGTCATgacatatttaaaaaaattaaagtggAATATGGATAAAACCATGAGCATTGCCTGAGGGGAGTTACTGAAAACCAACTTTATGTTTAGCCTGCTTAACTTGTTGAGCAATGCTTCGCTTTGAGCTAAAACCTGAGTTGACCTCTTCGATGGTGAAGAAGAAACATGGAGGAGGGGAGACGACCTCAGTTTTGTTGCGGAAAAATGCATAGGATCAAATTCTGTCGCCTAGTATTGTAGTCTCCTTTCCAATATAAGAttcataacttttgttgactcACAAACTTTTTAAGACCAAACTTATAGCCAAAAGTATGGACATATACAACATCGAAGCAAGACGAGCTATCAAATTACATTTGACAAAGTTGATATTCTAGGCATTGGAAAATTAATCTCTAGTTCCGATGATGTACTTTAAGCTTTCTTAGAGGTACCCTTGCTCTAGCTCATTTTCTTATGTATTTTCCTATGTTTCTTCCGAGTCGATTTCGTGTCAAACCTCTTGGCAATAAATAGCACGTCGTTTATTGAAAGAAAACAATTAGTGTAATGATCTTGATTTGGCACGACATAGAcgttgattttctttttgttattAGGTTGGTTACAAAGTTTGTCGGTCAACAAAAATTACACGTCTTAATTACATTTTGGAATGGAAGGAGAGTGGTTCCTAACCGTGGCTCCGTCTTTTTCTGAAGTAACATGTCCTCGTCAGTGAGTATGTTGGCAAATTAACCTCCTGTCAGTCATTCATGACCACGGTCGTGTGACATTTTTTCCCCACCGATCCCAGGGAAGGCCAGATCGAGGCTTTCATCTTGATCGTAGCTAAAAAATTCGTCATACTCATACCACGACCCGGCCAACTTGTTCCAGGCCAGAGTACCATCGTGGCGTCGTTCACATGCACACAAGTGTATACGTGGGAGAACTGATTTGCAAATGAGAGGTGATCGCGGAGGCAGATGGACGTTCCTAGCTAATTTCCTTCATGAACACACTCCTTGCTGGACTAGCCTGGTAAACAAATTACACAATGACTAGCTCGCTATAGAATTGATCTTACATTGCATATACGCGAAAAAGAAGCTTAATTGATCGCTCAAATCATGTCATCAACTTTGGAGTTGGACGTGGTCATAGGATTGTCCGTCATGGCGTACCCGTGGTTCCCATGCACGGACTGCTCGTACGTCTCCCCATCGCCCCACACCGCGTACGCGTCCTCCCCGTGCacgccctcgtcgccggccgccagctcctcctcgctgagCCGGAGCGGCACGGCCACCCGGACGAGCAAGCACACGACGCTCGTGACGACAACGTTGAGCGCCAGGATGAACCCAATCCCGGCCAGCTGCACGCCCATCTGCCGGAGCCCGGCCCCGGCGCGGCCGCCCCTGACCGCGTACACGAAGCCCACGTACCTCGGGTCATCCCCGAAGAAGAGCCTACAGAGCCTGGGTTCCGCCAGGATGCCCGTGAGGACACCGCCAAGCGTCCCGGCGACGCCGTGCGTGTGGAGCACGGCGAGCGTGTCGTCGACGCCGGCCAGCAGCCGGCACCGCTTGTGGAGCACCATCATGGTGAGCCAGGGGACGCTGCCGGAGAGCGCGCCCATCAGCATCGCCGCCCAGCCTTGCACGAGCCCTGCCGCCGGGGTGATGCAGACGAGCCCCGTGATCATGCCGTTCACGGCCCCGATGGCGGAGGGCCGGCCGAAGGCGAAGCAGTCGAGGATGAGCCAGACGAGGAGGCTCGTGGCCGTGCAGAGGTGCGTGTTCACCACGGCCACCGACGCGTCGATGTTGGCCGCGTACGGCGCTCCCCCGTTGAACCCCGTCCACCCCATCCACAGCAGCCCGGCCCCCGCCAGCGTCAGCAGGATGTTGTTCGGCGGGAACGACTCCCTGTCCTTGGCCGTCCTCGGACCCACCTGCATGTCCGTCGATTAGCTTGTCAATTGTTCTTGTTTGTCATGGACGCATGCAAAGTGTATGACGTTGGCACGTACCCAGAAGGCGGCGGTGAAGCCGGCGATTCCGGAGGAGAGGTGGATGACGTAGCCGCCGGCGAAGTCCATGACGCCGGCCTTGAAGAGGAACCCGTTGGGGCTCCAGACGCTGAAGGCGCCGACGGTGTAGGAGAAGGTGAGCCAGAGGGGCACGAAGATCATCCAGGCCCGGAAGTTCATCCGGCCCAGGAGCGacccggcgacgaggatgagCGTGATGGCGGCGAACACGAactggaagaagaggagcgtGGCGGCCGGGTAGGCGCCCGCGAAGCCCTGCGCGGAGAGGAACCCGGCCTGGTCGAGCCCGGAGAAATCGGGCCGGCCCAcgaaggggaggaggcggtccCCGAAGGACATGCGGAAGCCCCAGAGGCACCAGCACACCATGGTGCAGGCGAAGGCGTAGAGCGCCATCAAGGCCGAGTTGACGGCCCACTTCTTCTTCACGATGCTGCCGTACAGGATCACCAGCCCCGGCACGCTCTGCAGGcccaccagcgccgccgccgacagctGCCACGCGTTGTCCCCCTTCTCCAGCCactccggcgccgcctccgtcgccaTGTCTACGCACGCACGATCGAGGCCGGGGACGACAGTCCAAGAGACGGAAGTGTGAGTGAGTGCGTGACAAAGATCCGAAACTCGTTCGCAGATCAGGAGCTACGGGAAGGAGAAACGGAGCGGCAGCAACTGCCAAGTGGAAGGAATGAAAGGGAAGGATGAAGCAAGGGCAGGGTAGAAAAGGTCTGCGAGACTGCTTCTTCAGATATATACTTCTGAACAAAACAACGAGATTCCGTTCTGCATGCGTGTTTCTGTGGCTGAATCTTCTGCTGTTTACTGGGAGTTAGTTTCTACAGTACCTTAATTTGCACTTGGCAGTGATATCGCGTGCACTGGCCGGTTTACCATAATTAGCGCCTGACCTGTGTTCAGAGCGGCGACTTCTGCATCCAGCCTGCAAACTTTCCGGCGCAAAGAATCTAATGAATCTACTGTGCTAGCTCCAATTAACTCGAGTGCAAGATCGTCTTGTATGCAAATGGCGGGTTTTCTTATGATCATATTCCCGTTCCTTCTATTGTCGCATAACAGATCGATTTCCAGTTTGGatcatgcatgccatccgGCTAATCAGTTACTGTCAGCGTGGATTGAGTCAACAACATTTATCTGTGTGCCATTTGTAGACTACGAGTAGCTAGTGCTACTAGCTACTGCCTTGGGTTGGACAAATTTCTCGTACCATTTcagaactaaaaaaaatgtcaaacaCATCAAACCTCAATAAATTAAACCGACCTGATcaccattaaaaaaaattgataccGAATGAGCATTCCAGTTGCCGGTAGTCAAGATAAAAGTTGCTCAAACTGAACAACATATTTTGGCAGAAAAATAGACATCAGTGacagtaaaaaaaagacacGAACATGGTACTCCCTGCGATCaagtacaaaatttgagacaattatgTATCAGTCATGGTAGTACAAAATATCAGTCACTTTGTCAAGGTGTTTATTGTTTATCTGGCACAATCTCCAAGACGGGCCGGCCGCTTATTTGTGACGACTTCCTGGCGTTAGTCCACTCCAGCACCGGGCTTACACCCGGTTGCAAGTCGAGCGAGACGACGCCAGGTCCGCGGCAAAAGTGTTCAACCTGGCCTGCTTTCGCCCCCATGACTTCTCCAAGATGATTCGGATACCGCCGTTGGCGTTGGGTGCTTGTCATTCTCACAAGTTAGTTTCAGCATATCCACTATTTCAGTAGAGATGCACTATGCCAGAGACCACTCGAAGGCTCACCTCTCTTTTCTTGCAGTTTTCCCAGTACAGCTACCAGAACACCACGATTTCTAGCATGCTAATTGATCCAGTACCTGCCGAACCGACCAGTGGCcagctaatttttttctttttttgaaaagggaATGTCCCGTGCTTCATTAACGAAACCAAACAAACAGTCTACAAGGTTTTAAAACAAGCCGAACTTAACCCCAGAAGTTTGGGAAAAGAAAGGCTACAGACATCAGCAACGAAACAGAAGCATGCTGATGAAACGAGAAAAACAACACTCCAGGCCAGACCAGCTGAGCTTAAGACAACAGCTGAAATCCTCAACATGACCAGCAACTACAATGTTTCATGCACGCGCCATCCAAACAGAACCGACAAAGAGACGACAGCAGACTGAAGAAACACCCAGCCCATCAAGTCGATTGCACAGAATGTTTGCCTTCCCTTCCAGGGTAAATTTCTCATATAACTTCAGAATTCAAACGAACATCAACACAAATGCTATGTCAGGGAAGCATTCCAACCTCGATGTCCCACAGTACTCAATTAGTCAATTCGAGTAACAATATCGGCACAAGCATAGTCATGACACATGAGACACCGCTGACAATCAAGAAATCACACAAAGTCAGGAACATGGTCCAAATTGCCGCTGTCACCTATAATCAATTGAACATCGGCACTAAAAAGAATAGTGGCACTAAAATTCTAAAATTTAGATCCTCTATGTACCAAATCTGACAAGACTCTGAAAAAAaggcaaaggaaaaaaagacaaCAGGAAATACACAGTTACAAGCCACGGCCTGTCGGCGCATTCGATGAAAGGCGCTTGCTGCTCATGGTTTCCAATAGATTTTCACCAGGAAGAGGAGCACAAGAACCAACCACAGCCAGCTCAAGCTACGACAGCAGGTCCCTATTTCAGCAAAAGGGGGAAAACATGGAATTTGAACATGAGAAGCAACAAACAATGGTGTAGCACAATAAGCGTGCAAATAGACAACATTATTTAACTTATATATCTATCAGAAAAAACAATCTATGTATACTGACTGGCTTTATAATGGCTTTGCAAAAGGAAATTATTCCTGGAGTTTTGTTCCTACCTTTGATTAGCCAAAAGCTAGCAAAGGTATTATCACATCGTTTCAAATATCTCATACGACAGATGTCCGTTGATAATGTGGATAAATAAAACTCCATAACCAAACCAACAAGTAGTTCCAGCTTTCTACTCTCTGAACCTTGTTCTTtggtgtttttgtttgttcccTTGATTGAGATTTTATCAAATTGGTTGTTCTTTTCTGTTCAGACATCAGGACTGAGTCTATTAAAATATCACCTGGCGTTTATTATGTTGGGAGAACAGAGTAGCCCCtaatgaaaacaaattgtgtgCAATGCTCAAAGTAATCTTATGTTGTTGGGGCCTATAAGCGTTAATGCAAATGAAGTTCTACTTCACCACAGTTtggggtaaaaaaaaatgcagaatGCAGCTCTATACAGTTACATGTCTTTAATAGCGGTGCTTATCTTTCTGGTCATAAATTTACTGGAATTTATCATTGACTTACTTTGGCCGATATATTTGACACAGCTAATTGGAACTTTTCTCTTGTTCTTGAACCAGCAACGTGACCAGCCTTGGAGACTTTGCTGAAGGCACCATTCAGCCAACTTGTTCCAGCAGACACATACCTACAAGTAGGGGAAATAAGAGC
This is a stretch of genomic DNA from Brachypodium distachyon strain Bd21 chromosome 1, Brachypodium_distachyon_v3.0, whole genome shotgun sequence. It encodes these proteins:
- the LOC100824541 gene encoding putative ammonium transporter 4 member 1 isoform X2 translates to MATEAAPEWLEKGDNAWQLSAAALVGLQSVPGLVILYGSIVKKKWAVNSALMALYAFACTMVCWCLWGFRMSFGDRLLPFVGRPDFSGLDQAGFLSAQGFAGAYPAATLLFFQFVFAAITLILVAGSLLGRMNFRAWMIFVPLWLTFSYTVGAFSVWSPNGFLFKAGVMDFAGGYVIHLSSGIAGFTAAFWVGPRTAKDRESFPPNNILLTLAGAGLLWMGWTGFNGGAPYAANIDASVAVVNTHLCTATSLLVWLILDCFAFGRPSAIGAVNGMITGLVCITPAAGLVQGWAAMLMGALSGSVPWLTMMVLHKRCRLLAGVDDTLAVLHTHGVAGTLGGVLTGILAEPRLCRLFFGDDPRYVGFVYAVRGGRAGAGLRQMGVQLAGIGFILALNVVVTSVVCLLVRVAVPLRLSEEELAAGDEGVHGEDAYAVWGDGETYEQSVHGNHGYAMTDNPMTTSNSKVDDMI
- the LOC100824235 gene encoding uncharacterized protein LOC100824235; this encodes MKVSPTTRTTMGRRSPAFPCILLLAIVVTGSSTSLVARADQSYVKYKDPKQQIQERVSDLVGRMTLEEKIGQMSQIERANASSSVIQKYFVGSVLSGGGSPPSEKASAATWQQMITKMQKAALKTRLGIPIIYGIDAVHGHNNAYNATIFPHNIGLGATRDPNLVKRIGRATALEARATGIPYTFAPCVAVCRDPRWGRCYESFSEDTRLVQLMTASVVPGLQGDVSSRHPKGIPYVAGSKNVAGCAKHFVGDGGTKHGINENNTVLSFHDLMRIHMPPYDDAVIKGISSVMISYSSWNGKKMHENKFLITEILKEKMHFRGFVITDWQAVDKITNPPHQHYYHSIQETLHAGIDMVMIPYDYPEFVADVTAQVKRGSIKMDRINDAVSRILRVKFTMGLFEDPFPDPRLTSHLGSKEHRQLAREAVRKSLVLLKNGKKGEEPFLPLSKKAKKILVAGNHAHDLGLQCGGWTKSWQGQSGNNITGQGTTILEAIKSAVDNSTVIDYSEHPDKGSIAKSDGDYDYAVVVVGEPPYAETAGDNQNLTIPSPGPEVIKEACSLVKCVVVLVSGRPLVVEPYIDAMHAFVAAWLPGTEGHGVADVLFGDYGFTGKLPRTWFKSVGQLPMNYGDKHYDPLFPFGYGLTTKASGKS
- the LOC100824541 gene encoding putative ammonium transporter 4 member 1 isoform X1, which translates into the protein MATEAAPEWLEKGDNAWQLSAAALVGLQSVPGLVILYGSIVKKKWAVNSALMALYAFACTMVCWCLWGFRMSFGDRLLPFVGRPDFSGLDQAGFLSAQGFAGAYPAATLLFFQFVFAAITLILVAGSLLGRMNFRAWMIFVPLWLTFSYTVGAFSVWSPNGFLFKAGVMDFAGGYVIHLSSGIAGFTAAFWVRANVIHFVGPRTAKDRESFPPNNILLTLAGAGLLWMGWTGFNGGAPYAANIDASVAVVNTHLCTATSLLVWLILDCFAFGRPSAIGAVNGMITGLVCITPAAGLVQGWAAMLMGALSGSVPWLTMMVLHKRCRLLAGVDDTLAVLHTHGVAGTLGGVLTGILAEPRLCRLFFGDDPRYVGFVYAVRGGRAGAGLRQMGVQLAGIGFILALNVVVTSVVCLLVRVAVPLRLSEEELAAGDEGVHGEDAYAVWGDGETYEQSVHGNHGYAMTDNPMTTSNSKVDDMI